A stretch of the Helicoverpa armigera isolate CAAS_96S chromosome 5, ASM3070526v1, whole genome shotgun sequence genome encodes the following:
- the Kfase gene encoding kynurenine formamidase isoform X1: protein MKYHTLRLKWFMRTLFKMLRRKTKTKINEEKKVEGPSTMSMILDAIDLEREYSPSRWSLRFPTALEVLQHHVKSVTTASDEATNNIPHKLEIEYGSTPGQKLDILGTDLPDDAPILVYIHGGYWQELSREISRYPAAPLHKSRVKTIVVGYDLCPSATLADIVNQIRSAARFVFEYAEKMGSKGVYFAGHSAGAHLVAKLLSSADFFENTPGSSRLQGAFLVSGVYDLRELVHTSVNDAVQLPNEWAVPLSPQFDDYTHLQGRRIRLYILAGQHDSPTFKKQSREFYELLHNTCLMQNMYLEIKDGMDHFDIVECFANDDNYMKNLLIHDIRKHLM from the exons ATGAAATATCACACTTTAAGACTAAAATGGTTTATGAGAACACTTTTCAAAATGCTACGGAGGAAGACAAAAACGAAAATCAACGAAGAGAAAAAG GTTGAAGGGCCAAGCACGATGTCAATGATTCTGGATGCCATCGACCTTGAGAGGGAGTACTCCCCAAGCCGCTGGTCCCTAAGATTCCCCACAGCCCTCGAAGTACTACAGCACCATGTGAAGAGTGTCACCACAG CCAGTGACGAAGCCACGAATAACATTCCACATAAGTTAGAGATCGAGTATGGATCAACGCCTGGACAAAAACTGGACATACTTGGAACTGATTTACCAGATG ATGCACCTATCCTGGTGTACATTCACGGCGGGTACTGGCAGGAGTTGTCCCGGGAGATATCGAGGTACCCAGCGGCGCCGCTGCACAAGTCCCGGGTGAAAACCATCGTTGTGGGCTATGACCTGTGCCCATCCGCGACACTAGCAGACATCGTCAACCAAATAAGAAGCGCTGCAAGATTCGTATTCGAATACGCCGAAAAAATGGGATCCAA ggGAGTATACTTTGCGGGTCACTCAGCGGGCGCCCATCTTGTAGCCAAACTGCTGTCCAGTGCAGACTTCTTCGAGAACACTCCTGGCTCCTCCCGCCTTCAAGGAGCATTCCTCGTCTCAGGAGTGTATGACTTGAGGGAGCTCGTCCATACGTCTGTCAACGACGCCGTACAGCTGCCAAATGAGTGGGCAGTTCCTCTGTCACCACAGTTTGATGACTACACACACCTGCAAGGAAGGAGAATACGGTTATACATTTTGGCGGGCCAGCACGACAGCCCCACGTTCAAGAAACAGTCCAGAGAGTTCTACGAGCTCCTGCACAACACGTGCTTGATGCAGAACatgtatttagaaattaaaGACGGCATGGACCACTTTGACATCGTCGAATGTTTTGCGAACGACGACAACTACATGAAGAATCTTTTGATACATGATATTCGTAAACATTTGATGTAA
- the Kfase gene encoding kynurenine formamidase isoform X2, giving the protein MSMILDAIDLEREYSPSRWSLRFPTALEVLQHHVKSVTTASDEATNNIPHKLEIEYGSTPGQKLDILGTDLPDDAPILVYIHGGYWQELSREISRYPAAPLHKSRVKTIVVGYDLCPSATLADIVNQIRSAARFVFEYAEKMGSKGVYFAGHSAGAHLVAKLLSSADFFENTPGSSRLQGAFLVSGVYDLRELVHTSVNDAVQLPNEWAVPLSPQFDDYTHLQGRRIRLYILAGQHDSPTFKKQSREFYELLHNTCLMQNMYLEIKDGMDHFDIVECFANDDNYMKNLLIHDIRKHLM; this is encoded by the exons ATGTCAATGATTCTGGATGCCATCGACCTTGAGAGGGAGTACTCCCCAAGCCGCTGGTCCCTAAGATTCCCCACAGCCCTCGAAGTACTACAGCACCATGTGAAGAGTGTCACCACAG CCAGTGACGAAGCCACGAATAACATTCCACATAAGTTAGAGATCGAGTATGGATCAACGCCTGGACAAAAACTGGACATACTTGGAACTGATTTACCAGATG ATGCACCTATCCTGGTGTACATTCACGGCGGGTACTGGCAGGAGTTGTCCCGGGAGATATCGAGGTACCCAGCGGCGCCGCTGCACAAGTCCCGGGTGAAAACCATCGTTGTGGGCTATGACCTGTGCCCATCCGCGACACTAGCAGACATCGTCAACCAAATAAGAAGCGCTGCAAGATTCGTATTCGAATACGCCGAAAAAATGGGATCCAA ggGAGTATACTTTGCGGGTCACTCAGCGGGCGCCCATCTTGTAGCCAAACTGCTGTCCAGTGCAGACTTCTTCGAGAACACTCCTGGCTCCTCCCGCCTTCAAGGAGCATTCCTCGTCTCAGGAGTGTATGACTTGAGGGAGCTCGTCCATACGTCTGTCAACGACGCCGTACAGCTGCCAAATGAGTGGGCAGTTCCTCTGTCACCACAGTTTGATGACTACACACACCTGCAAGGAAGGAGAATACGGTTATACATTTTGGCGGGCCAGCACGACAGCCCCACGTTCAAGAAACAGTCCAGAGAGTTCTACGAGCTCCTGCACAACACGTGCTTGATGCAGAACatgtatttagaaattaaaGACGGCATGGACCACTTTGACATCGTCGAATGTTTTGCGAACGACGACAACTACATGAAGAATCTTTTGATACATGATATTCGTAAACATTTGATGTAA